A part of Oncorhynchus masou masou isolate Uvic2021 chromosome 21, UVic_Omas_1.1, whole genome shotgun sequence genomic DNA contains:
- the LOC135507816 gene encoding dnaJ homolog subfamily A member 1-like produces MVKETGFYDMLGVKPNATPDELKKAYRKLALKYHPDKNPTEGEKFKQISQAYEVLSDSQKREVYDRGGEKAIKGGGSGGGFGSPMDIFDMFFGGGGRMYRERRGKNVVHQLTVSLEDLFNGATRKLAVQKNVICERCEGRGGRKGAVEMCMSCRGTGMQVRLHQLGPGMVQQVSTVCGGCQGQRISHKDRCKACSGRKILRQKKILEVHIDKGMKDGQKLVFHGEGDQEPELEPGDIIIVLDQRVHPVFTRQGENLTMTMELQLVEALCGFQKPVQTLDNRSLLITCHPGELIKPGDKKCVLNEGMPIHRRPFEKGRLIIIFSVVFPTANFLPKHKLKELERYLPAKSEAEQPESMDDDLYIYADLEDCDPARVRRSQYHYMVEDDYPSAGGVQCQTS; encoded by the exons ATGGTGAAGGAAACCGGCTTTTATGATATGTTGGGTGTTAAGCCCAATGCCACTCCAGATGAGCTGAAAAAGGCTTATCGTAAGCTGGCCTTGAAGTACCACCCTGACAAGAACCCTACGGAGGGGGAGAAA TTTAAGCAGATCTCTCAGGCATATGAAGTGCTATCGGACTCCCAGAAGAGAGAGGTGTACGACCGGGGTGGGGAGAAAGCCATAAAAGGAGGTGGCAGTGGCGGGGGTTTTGGATCCCCCATGGACATCTTTGACATGTTCTTTGGAGGAGGTGGCCGAATGTaccgggagaggagag GAAAGAATGTTGTTCATCAGCTCACTGTCTCTTTGGAAGACCTCTTCAATGGCGCCACGAGGAAACTTGCTGTCCAGAAGAATGTTATTTGCGAGCGATGTGAAG GTCGCGGGGGAAGGAAGGGCGCGGTGGAGATGTGCATGTCCTGTCGGGGCACGGGCATGCAGGTGCGCCTCCACCAGCTGGGCCCGGGCATGGTGCAGCAGGTGTCCACCGTGTGTGGGGGCTGCCAGGGCCAGCGCATCAGCCACAAGGACCGCTGCAAGGCCTGCAGTGGACGCAAGATCCTGCGGCAGAAGAAGATCCTGGAGGTCCACATTGATAAAG GTATGAAGGATGGACAGAAGCTCGTTTTCCATGGGGAGGGAGATCAGGAGCCAGAACTAGAGCCTGGTGACATCATCATTGTCCTGGATCAGAGAGTCCATCCTGTCTTCACCAG GCAAGgggaaaatctgaccatgactatGGAGCTGCAGCTGGTGGAGGCCCTGTGTGGTTTCCAGAAGCCTGTTCAAACTCTGGACAACCGAAGCCTCCTCATCACCTGCCACCCAG GGGAATTGATCAAACCTGGCGACAAGAAGTGTGTCCTGAATGAGGGGATGCCTATACACCGCCGGCCGTTTGAAAAGGGACGCCTCATTATCATCTTTtcg GTGGTATTCCCCACAGCCAACTTCCTCCCCAAGCACAAGCTGAAGGAGCTAGAGCGCTACCTTCCTGCCAAGAGTGAGGCGGAGCAGCCCGAGAGTATGGACGACGACCTCTACATCTACGCCGACCTGGAAGACTGCGACCCGGCCAGAGTAAGACGCAGTCAATACCACTACATGGTGGAGGATGACTACCCGTCTGCTGGTGGGGTCCAGTGCCAGACCTCATAA